One segment of Cetobacterium sp. NK01 DNA contains the following:
- a CDS encoding branched-chain amino acid transaminase, translated as MINTGKIWFNGELKEHDEAKVHVLAHVLHYGSGCFEGIRLYKLQNGKSAIFRLEEHIDRLFDSCKIYKMEIPYTKEEFLKGILKTIKANKLQSGYIRPLVFRGYNQLGVNPLSNPVEAIIAAWEWGAYLGEEGLNNGIKVCVSSWRRPAPNTLPSLAKASGNYLSSQLIKMEALEMGFEEGLALDYLGNISEGSGENIFIVKNGELLTPPMGSSSLAGITRDVVLKIAKDLGLVVKHETLPREFLYIADEIFLTGTAAEITPVNSVDNIKIGSGSRGKVTKKIQEEFFRIVEGQNEKYEKWLTVVE; from the coding sequence ATGATAAACACTGGAAAAATTTGGTTTAATGGAGAATTAAAGGAGCATGATGAAGCTAAAGTTCATGTATTAGCCCATGTATTACACTACGGTTCAGGATGTTTTGAAGGAATAAGATTATATAAATTACAAAATGGGAAGTCAGCTATATTTAGATTGGAAGAACATATTGATAGACTTTTTGATTCTTGTAAAATCTATAAAATGGAAATTCCTTACACAAAAGAGGAATTTCTAAAAGGAATTTTAAAGACAATAAAAGCAAATAAATTGCAAAGTGGTTATATAAGACCTCTGGTTTTTAGAGGGTATAATCAGCTGGGAGTGAATCCTCTTTCTAATCCTGTAGAAGCTATTATTGCTGCTTGGGAGTGGGGGGCTTATTTAGGTGAAGAAGGATTGAATAATGGAATAAAAGTTTGCGTTTCATCTTGGAGAAGACCAGCACCTAATACATTACCTTCACTAGCTAAAGCTTCAGGAAATTATCTAAGTTCACAACTTATAAAAATGGAAGCTTTAGAGATGGGATTTGAAGAGGGATTAGCATTAGATTATTTAGGAAATATAAGTGAAGGAAGTGGAGAAAATATATTTATTGTAAAAAATGGCGAGTTACTCACACCTCCTATGGGATCATCATCTTTGGCAGGTATAACAAGAGATGTAGTATTAAAAATAGCTAAAGATTTAGGTTTGGTAGTAAAACATGAAACTTTACCGAGAGAGTTTTTATATATAGCTGATGAAATTTTTTTAACTGGAACTGCAGCAGAAATAACTCCAGTTAATTCAGTAGATAATATAAAAATTGGATCTGGCAGTAGAGGTAAAGTTACAAAAAAAATTCAAGAAGAATTTTTTAGAATAGTAGAGGGACAAAATGAAAAATATGAAAAGTGGTTAACAGTAGTTGAATAA
- a CDS encoding murein L,D-transpeptidase catalytic domain family protein has translation MVKKYLMLSLILGSISTTSFGFTLKNSTKTDKVIELSKETKERKLYEEIGLKDKLNYEVFKTALGGYNKIDGRKKELLTIIDYSKPSTEKRFFVIDMERKKLLVHSHVSHGKNSGGNIATSFSNKMSSNKSSIGFFLTENTYMGGNGYSLVLNGLEKGINDKAKERYIVIHGADYANPRFAQSQGRLGRSLGCPALPRDISKKAIDMIKNGSVIFVYGNDSNYLEKSSYV, from the coding sequence TTGGTAAAAAAGTATTTAATGTTAAGTCTTATTTTAGGATCAATTTCAACAACATCATTTGGTTTTACATTAAAGAATTCTACAAAGACGGACAAAGTGATTGAACTATCTAAAGAAACAAAAGAAAGAAAATTATATGAAGAAATTGGGTTAAAAGATAAGTTAAATTATGAAGTTTTTAAAACAGCTTTAGGTGGCTATAATAAAATTGATGGAAGAAAAAAAGAACTACTTACTATTATTGATTACTCAAAGCCATCAACAGAAAAAAGATTTTTTGTAATAGATATGGAAAGAAAAAAACTACTTGTTCATTCTCATGTATCTCATGGAAAAAATAGTGGTGGAAATATAGCTACATCATTTTCAAATAAGATGAGTTCTAATAAAAGTTCTATAGGATTTTTTCTAACAGAAAATACTTATATGGGTGGAAACGGTTATTCGCTTGTTTTAAATGGATTAGAAAAAGGAATAAATGATAAAGCAAAAGAAAGATATATTGTAATACATGGAGCAGATTACGCAAATCCAAGATTTGCTCAATCTCAAGGAAGATTAGGAAGAAGTTTAGGATGTCCTGCATTACCAAGAGATATTTCTAAAAAAGCTATTGATATGATAAAAAATGGTTCTGTAATATTTGTTTATGGAAATGATTCAAACTATTTAGAGAAAAGTAGCTACGTATAA
- a CDS encoding nitrite/sulfite reductase, translated as MERITEKLHEIENQYLELENGIIDYNNNVIKSPDLKKKGSKFGIYEQKGKKMMLRLKAVGGELSKENFKDLINIMFMQNIPFLHLSTRQNYQLHEVDFDKVKSTIDLCNNKEMYFRGGGGNTFRSILVSTYTGVDKKSNFDVIPYAKMIENEVFFMDKAFDFGRKLKIGFSNSLEDEFVMAVQDMGFVAKEINGKKGFKVFAGGGMGRGSKIGHILIEFLPEEDLLKAVKAMIELFYDRGDRANRMQARLRFLVEKIGIDGFRKLFLEYFNKESVENGIIDFVDYSNFISNLTKFDLENNDNNYRQWLDLCTKETKFKDIVSLVLYVKNGDLSKEHAQKLVNLLDKINAPLIRATINQNLVIPMVHKSALPYIYDFLNREIPEVVSETFSIRGQIRACVGAKVCMIGVQDSVAVADAIGIELDNLANKYPQYRKIIFKEAKNVRISGCPSSCAGIPVAPLGFIGLKKRINDVLTDCMQVYMGGILTESIQSLAFEIPNLIIPIDEVPVLVKRLFEDYLEMLQVYDLTFAQYMYERRLEEF; from the coding sequence ATGGAAAGAATCACAGAAAAATTACATGAAATTGAAAATCAATACTTAGAACTTGAAAATGGTATTATTGATTATAACAATAATGTTATCAAATCACCAGATTTAAAGAAAAAAGGTTCTAAATTTGGAATCTATGAACAAAAAGGAAAAAAAATGATGCTTAGATTAAAAGCTGTTGGTGGAGAGCTTTCTAAAGAAAATTTTAAAGATTTAATTAATATTATGTTTATGCAAAATATTCCTTTTTTACATCTTTCAACTAGACAAAACTATCAACTTCATGAAGTTGATTTTGATAAAGTTAAATCTACTATTGATCTTTGTAATAACAAAGAAATGTATTTTAGAGGTGGAGGTGGAAATACTTTCAGAAGTATCTTAGTTTCTACGTATACCGGAGTTGACAAGAAAAGCAATTTTGATGTTATCCCATATGCTAAAATGATTGAAAATGAAGTTTTCTTTATGGATAAAGCTTTTGATTTTGGTAGAAAATTAAAAATAGGCTTTTCTAATAGTTTGGAAGATGAATTTGTTATGGCTGTCCAAGATATGGGATTTGTTGCTAAAGAGATTAATGGAAAAAAGGGATTTAAAGTTTTTGCCGGTGGAGGAATGGGAAGAGGTAGTAAAATCGGTCATATTTTAATTGAATTTCTTCCTGAAGAAGATTTACTAAAAGCTGTCAAAGCGATGATTGAACTTTTCTATGATCGTGGTGACAGAGCTAACAGAATGCAAGCTAGACTTAGATTTTTAGTTGAAAAAATTGGAATTGATGGATTTAGAAAGCTTTTCTTAGAGTATTTTAATAAAGAATCTGTTGAAAACGGTATTATTGATTTTGTTGATTATTCTAACTTTATTTCAAACTTAACTAAATTTGATTTAGAAAATAATGATAACAACTATAGACAATGGCTTGATTTATGTACTAAAGAAACTAAATTTAAAGATATTGTTTCGTTAGTTCTTTATGTAAAAAATGGAGATTTATCAAAAGAACATGCTCAAAAATTAGTAAATCTTTTAGATAAAATTAATGCTCCTCTTATTAGAGCAACTATAAATCAAAATTTAGTTATACCTATGGTTCATAAGTCTGCTTTACCATATATTTATGATTTTTTAAATAGAGAAATTCCAGAAGTTGTTAGTGAAACATTTTCTATTAGAGGACAAATTAGAGCTTGTGTTGGAGCTAAGGTTTGTATGATTGGAGTTCAAGACTCTGTTGCTGTCGCTGATGCTATCGGAATAGAATTAGACAATCTAGCAAATAAATATCCTCAATATAGAAAAATTATTTTTAAAGAGGCTAAGAATGTTAGAATTTCTGGATGTCCTAGTTCATGTGCTGGAATTCCTGTAGCACCTTTAGGATTTATAGGTTTAAAGAAGAGAATTAATGATGTTTTAACTGATTGCATGCAAGTTTATATGGGTGGAATTTTAACAGAATCTATTCAATCTTTAGCTTTTGAAATTCCAAATCTAATTATACCTATTGATGAAGTTCCTGTTCTTGTTAAAAGACTTTTTGAAGATTATTTAGAAATGCTCCAAGTATACGATCTAACTTTTGCTCAATATATGTACGAAAGAAGATTAGAAGAGTTTTAA
- a CDS encoding phosphoenolpyruvate carboxykinase, which produces MNQEIFIGRNSAILNFSTKYCDTSESLLSSLAFKKVLSKYINLISNKNTSVFLFLKSNCTDDINETMIKLFKLLIVLDKNEIKKLDPNLTPLLSKEELMFEFIEGLYSYWRKFERYAIIRNKNTSLGLQNINFIDSLNSFTNLVLKTYRLVEENVLGEHHRVYRQLHAGVNAGLILNNITWKCPKEYSFLEKIPFVESIVLQPPFITYPRKNTRKGIFCENKENPIENLTLNLDNWICYPAKVGELLAFVYFDINFMAQGVTLCNLFELAKKEEYIDKKPDIIYMYGVKDFHNDMRTEFFKDIHNEIMIGYVNFNEGIDYFGYMKKMILTLHNLKMIDNGYLPIHGAMVNLTFKNGLEKNIIIMGDSGAGKSESLEAFRKLSENYVKDMKIIFDDMGVLKLDNNVLSASGTEIGAFIRLDDLDIGYPYKEIDRSIFMNPDKINSRIIIPVSTHADIIKKYPIDIFLYANNYEEGDELEFFKNSAQAKPIFIQGARNAKGTTSEIGLVTSYFANPFGPMQRKNETDILIEKYFDKMFKDNILVGQIRTCLGVEGFEKEGPEKAAKKLFDLIVK; this is translated from the coding sequence ATGAATCAAGAAATTTTTATTGGTAGAAATAGTGCTATTTTAAATTTTTCAACAAAATATTGTGATACTTCAGAGAGTCTTTTATCTAGTTTAGCTTTTAAAAAAGTTTTATCAAAATATATTAATTTAATTTCTAATAAGAATACTTCTGTTTTTTTATTTTTAAAATCCAATTGTACAGATGATATAAACGAAACTATGATTAAACTTTTTAAACTATTAATTGTTTTAGATAAAAATGAAATTAAAAAATTAGATCCAAATTTAACTCCATTACTTTCTAAAGAAGAATTAATGTTTGAATTTATTGAAGGGCTTTACTCTTACTGGAGAAAATTTGAAAGATATGCAATTATACGTAATAAAAATACTAGTTTAGGTCTCCAGAATATCAATTTCATTGACTCTTTGAATAGTTTTACAAATTTAGTTTTAAAAACTTATAGGTTAGTAGAAGAGAATGTTTTAGGTGAACATCATAGAGTTTACAGACAATTGCATGCTGGTGTTAATGCAGGACTTATTTTAAATAATATCACCTGGAAATGCCCAAAAGAATATTCTTTTTTAGAAAAAATACCCTTTGTAGAATCTATCGTCTTGCAACCTCCGTTTATTACCTATCCTAGAAAAAACACTAGAAAAGGAATATTTTGTGAAAATAAAGAAAACCCTATTGAAAATTTAACTTTAAACTTAGACAATTGGATTTGTTATCCTGCTAAAGTTGGAGAGTTATTAGCATTCGTATACTTTGATATTAATTTCATGGCTCAAGGAGTAACTCTTTGTAATCTATTTGAATTAGCTAAAAAAGAGGAATATATAGATAAAAAACCCGATATTATATATATGTATGGTGTTAAAGATTTTCATAATGATATGAGAACTGAATTTTTTAAAGATATCCATAATGAAATTATGATTGGATATGTAAATTTTAATGAAGGTATTGATTATTTTGGATATATGAAAAAAATGATTTTAACTCTTCATAATTTAAAAATGATTGATAATGGGTATCTTCCTATACACGGAGCTATGGTTAATTTAACTTTTAAAAATGGTTTAGAAAAAAATATTATTATCATGGGAGATAGCGGTGCTGGAAAATCTGAAAGTTTAGAAGCTTTTCGAAAATTGAGTGAAAACTATGTTAAAGATATGAAAATAATTTTTGATGATATGGGGGTTTTAAAACTTGATAATAATGTACTTTCTGCTTCCGGTACTGAAATTGGTGCCTTTATTAGACTCGATGATTTAGATATTGGTTATCCATACAAAGAAATTGATCGAAGTATTTTCATGAATCCTGATAAAATAAACTCTCGTATTATTATTCCTGTTTCAACTCATGCAGATATTATAAAAAAATATCCAATTGATATATTTTTATATGCTAATAACTACGAAGAAGGTGATGAATTAGAATTTTTCAAAAATTCTGCTCAAGCTAAACCTATTTTTATTCAAGGAGCACGTAATGCTAAAGGAACAACTAGTGAAATTGGCCTTGTTACATCATATTTTGCTAATCCTTTTGGTCCTATGCAAAGAAAAAATGAGACCGATATTCTTATAGAAAAATATTTTGATAAAATGTTTAAAGATAATATTTTAGTTGGACAAATACGTACTTGTTTAGGTGTTGAAGGTTTTGAAAAAGAGGGTCCTGAAAAAGCTGCAAAAAAGTTATTTGATCTTATTGTAAAATAA
- a CDS encoding dicarboxylate/amino acid:cation symporter, whose protein sequence is MKKNNLTKKIFCALILGVTMGIVALFLREKLVASGNIELWNTINSILFQDITRPEGNKSLGIFFIVGQLFINALQIVIIPMVFTSIIIAVTNIQDSKSLKRISGKTFLGFGLSSILALLYASVVGMIAYKADLFSVTINQVTGGGGATSSNPLLIIIKAIPQNIIAGLSNNGNVLVAVFLGISTGLILNVMNDKNSVIKKGIEEINKMSQIFLTFIINKFAPIAIFSLLMRTFAIYGISYLQIASIYFILTAVTLLVFLVFGYSFIVWVSTGLNPIHFMKKVSNVAMFAFSTSSSAASLPLNTKTTIEKLGVDEVTTSFVLPMGMTVNMNGTAIMQVLATLFIAGVAGYEITVFNLITISLLALLASIGTPAAPGSGAIILFTILTGMGYSNEIAVSAYAIILGINRPLEMLLTALNVVGDSAVAVYVSKSEGKLNHDLYHLVEDKDEVIKI, encoded by the coding sequence ATGAAAAAAAATAATTTAACAAAAAAAATATTCTGTGCTTTAATTTTAGGAGTTACTATGGGAATTGTAGCTCTTTTTTTAAGAGAAAAGTTAGTTGCTAGTGGTAATATAGAACTTTGGAACACAATAAACTCTATACTATTTCAAGATATTACAAGACCAGAGGGAAATAAATCTTTAGGAATATTTTTTATAGTGGGACAATTATTTATAAATGCATTACAGATAGTAATAATACCAATGGTATTTACTTCAATAATTATAGCAGTAACAAATATTCAAGATTCAAAAAGTTTAAAAAGAATATCAGGGAAAACTTTTTTAGGGTTTGGTTTAAGTTCAATTTTAGCTCTTTTATATGCTTCAGTAGTAGGTATGATAGCATATAAAGCTGATTTATTTTCGGTTACAATAAATCAAGTAACAGGAGGAGGAGGAGCAACATCTTCAAATCCATTGTTAATTATAATAAAAGCTATACCACAAAATATTATAGCAGGCTTATCAAATAACGGAAATGTTTTAGTAGCAGTATTTTTAGGGATATCTACAGGATTAATTTTAAATGTAATGAATGATAAAAATTCAGTAATAAAAAAAGGTATAGAAGAAATAAATAAGATGTCTCAAATTTTCTTAACATTTATAATAAATAAGTTTGCCCCAATAGCTATATTTTCTTTATTAATGAGAACTTTTGCAATATATGGAATAAGCTATTTACAAATTGCAAGTATCTACTTTATTTTAACTGCAGTAACTTTATTAGTATTTCTTGTTTTTGGTTATTCTTTTATAGTTTGGGTATCAACTGGACTAAATCCAATTCATTTTATGAAAAAGGTTTCAAATGTAGCAATGTTTGCTTTTTCTACATCATCGTCTGCAGCCTCGTTACCACTAAATACGAAAACAACAATTGAAAAGTTGGGAGTAGACGAAGTGACAACATCATTTGTGCTTCCTATGGGTATGACAGTTAATATGAATGGTACAGCTATAATGCAAGTTTTAGCAACGCTTTTTATAGCAGGAGTTGCAGGTTATGAAATAACGGTATTTAATTTAATAACGATATCATTATTAGCCCTGTTAGCTTCGATAGGAACACCAGCAGCTCCTGGAAGTGGAGCAATAATTTTATTTACTATTTTAACAGGAATGGGTTATAGTAATGAAATTGCAGTATCTGCATATGCAATAATTTTAGGAATAAATAGACCTTTAGAAATGCTCCTAACAGCATTAAATGTTGTAGGAGATAGTGCTGTAGCAGTATATGTATCAAAAAGTGAAGGAAAATTAAATCACGATCTTTATCATTTGGTTGAAGACAAAGATGAAGTGATAAAAATATAA
- a CDS encoding 5'-methylthioadenosine/S-adenosylhomocysteine nucleosidase, with protein MKKIITSFLLLSSLSFSKEIILVQGAMDMEVDYLVKNLKNPTKEHVGSWTFWKGTFENHKVIVSRTEVGLVNAAAATTIGIERYSPTIIINQGTSGGHDISLHTGDIVLGSEIINIGAMRTDRKEEGVPENIRDSIFFDVVQRLRDNNDNLTTYKTFISDPSLIETAKNTSYSQGKLSLGTIGSADQWNREIERIKYLNTTFKTKTEEMESIAVAQTAKAYNIPFLAIRILSNTEIHNEEFNPKTALWCQEFTMNVIKNIK; from the coding sequence ATGAAAAAAATTATTACAAGTTTTTTATTACTATCTTCTCTTTCATTTTCTAAAGAAATTATTTTAGTACAAGGTGCTATGGATATGGAAGTAGATTACTTAGTTAAAAATTTAAAAAATCCTACGAAAGAACATGTTGGTTCTTGGACATTTTGGAAAGGAACTTTTGAAAATCATAAAGTTATTGTTTCTAGGACAGAAGTAGGTTTAGTCAATGCTGCTGCTGCAACTACAATTGGTATTGAAAGATATTCTCCTACCATCATAATAAATCAAGGAACATCTGGTGGACACGATATATCTCTTCATACTGGAGATATAGTACTTGGTTCTGAAATTATAAACATTGGAGCTATGAGAACTGATAGAAAAGAAGAAGGAGTACCTGAAAATATACGTGATTCTATTTTTTTTGATGTTGTTCAAAGATTAAGAGATAATAATGATAACTTAACTACATATAAAACTTTTATAAGTGACCCTTCTTTAATTGAAACTGCTAAAAATACAAGCTATTCTCAAGGAAAACTTTCTTTAGGAACTATTGGATCAGCAGATCAATGGAATCGAGAAATCGAAAGAATTAAATATCTAAATACTACTTTTAAAACAAAAACTGAAGAAATGGAATCAATTGCAGTAGCTCAAACAGCTAAAGCTTACAATATTCCATTTTTAGCAATAAGAATTCTTTCAAATACAGAGATTCATAATGAAGAATTTAATCCTAAAACAGCTCTTTGGTGTCAAGAATTTACTATGAATGTTATAAAAAATATAAAATAA
- a CDS encoding pyridoxal phosphate-dependent aminotransferase → MLAEQSKSKKIFDNGFQIAKNADLASKVHGKENVVNATLGIFYNDDEEMHTLDIVNNEYKNLSVKELFNYSSSINGEELFIEAVKQYIFGKNYSPVLDDNFTEVIATPGGSGAIYNTFKNYINPGEIVLLPNYMWSSYKLMSKEVGGGYQTYSLFNKKGKFDLVNFKNSVMELGKIQKNLVIVLNNPCHNPTGYTLSSYEIKNLMAIIREACKICNIILINDIAYMDFNIKKNNFTEFYKDLPENLLLMITFSMSKSFCCYGLRVGAQIAISSSKETINNFLDASLYTCRSVWSNIPKGGMTLFSNIVLNKKKYKQLLFEQNCMKNILKERADIFLSEASAVGLLTLPYKSGFFITIPFKNGLEKEIENKLKFDNIFAIIIPGGIRIAICSVPKYKIYNLAQRIKKALS, encoded by the coding sequence ATGTTAGCAGAGCAATCCAAAAGTAAAAAAATATTTGACAACGGTTTCCAAATTGCCAAAAATGCTGATTTAGCTTCTAAAGTACATGGTAAAGAAAATGTTGTCAATGCAACTTTAGGAATTTTTTATAATGATGATGAAGAAATGCATACTTTAGATATTGTAAATAATGAATATAAAAATTTATCTGTTAAAGAACTTTTTAACTACTCTTCTAGCATAAATGGTGAGGAGTTATTTATTGAAGCTGTAAAACAATATATATTTGGAAAAAACTATTCCCCTGTATTAGATGATAATTTTACTGAAGTTATTGCAACTCCAGGAGGTAGTGGAGCTATTTATAATACTTTTAAAAATTATATTAATCCTGGAGAGATTGTTCTTCTACCCAATTATATGTGGAGCTCATATAAACTTATGAGTAAGGAAGTTGGTGGAGGGTATCAAACATACTCTCTTTTTAATAAGAAGGGAAAGTTTGATCTTGTTAATTTTAAAAATTCAGTAATGGAATTAGGAAAAATACAAAAAAATTTAGTTATAGTTCTAAATAATCCTTGCCATAATCCAACTGGTTATACCTTATCATCTTACGAAATAAAAAACTTAATGGCTATAATTAGAGAAGCTTGTAAAATTTGTAATATCATTTTAATTAATGATATTGCTTATATGGACTTCAATATTAAAAAAAATAATTTTACTGAATTTTATAAAGATTTACCTGAAAACCTTCTTTTAATGATTACTTTTAGTATGTCAAAATCTTTTTGTTGTTATGGTCTTAGAGTTGGAGCTCAAATCGCAATTTCTTCTTCTAAAGAAACAATTAATAATTTTTTAGATGCTAGTTTATACACTTGTAGAAGTGTTTGGTCTAATATTCCCAAAGGAGGAATGACCCTATTTAGCAATATTGTTCTAAATAAAAAGAAATATAAACAGCTTTTATTTGAACAAAATTGTATGAAGAACATTCTAAAAGAAAGAGCTGATATTTTTTTAAGTGAAGCTTCTGCTGTTGGTCTTCTTACACTACCTTATAAAAGTGGTTTTTTTATAACAATTCCCTTTAAGAACGGATTAGAAAAAGAGATTGAAAATAAATTAAAATTTGATAATATTTTTGCCATAATTATTCCTGGAGGAATTAGAATTGCAATTTGCAGTGTTCCAAAGTATAAGATTTATAATCTTGCTCAAAGAATAAAAAAAGCACTCTCTTAA
- a CDS encoding carbon starvation protein A, with the protein MKSYFLGVFILIVAYCSYGKYLEKNFEIDERETPAFSKADGVDFVQMNYIKSFLVQFLNIAGLGPITGAVAGAMWGSSSFIWIVFGTIFAGAVHDYYTGMISMRNDGENMQELIGKYLGKRAKIFTKYFLVILLIIVGVAFITGPAEILQSFTGVDKKIWLILIVGYYIIATLLPIDKIIGKIYPLFGGALVLMMFLLIGAMLIKGIKIPEVTLENLHPRKLPIFPYMFVVISCGAISGFHSTQSVLVARCLKSEKDGKKTFMAAMYLEGFVALTWAAISLGFFNGVEGLAASGGGMIAVSKMITGLLGKYGLIFTLFGLIALPITTGDTAFRSARVTIAEVLNYKQISLKNRLLVAIPLFLLAGFLSQFGFNTLWKYVASTNQLLATLGLWTCTYYFIENRKNYWITGIPAAFMTGMVACYFLVAPEGLKVENTYFIYSLGVVVFILTLIVIGIKGAKVTKKIEKLNI; encoded by the coding sequence ATGAAAAGTTATTTCTTAGGAGTATTTATTTTAATAGTTGCATACTGTAGTTATGGCAAATATTTAGAGAAAAATTTTGAGATAGACGAAAGAGAAACGCCAGCTTTTTCAAAAGCAGATGGAGTTGACTTTGTTCAGATGAATTATATAAAAAGCTTTTTGGTTCAATTTTTAAATATCGCTGGTTTAGGTCCTATTACAGGGGCAGTAGCAGGAGCTATGTGGGGAAGCTCTTCATTTATATGGATTGTATTTGGAACTATCTTTGCAGGAGCAGTTCATGATTACTATACAGGAATGATTTCTATGAGAAATGACGGGGAAAATATGCAAGAATTGATAGGTAAATATTTAGGAAAAAGAGCAAAAATATTTACTAAATACTTTTTGGTTATCTTATTAATTATAGTTGGTGTGGCTTTTATAACTGGACCTGCAGAGATATTGCAATCCTTTACAGGAGTAGATAAAAAAATATGGTTAATTTTAATAGTTGGCTATTATATAATAGCCACTCTTTTACCAATTGATAAAATTATTGGTAAAATTTATCCATTATTTGGAGGGGCATTGGTATTGATGATGTTTTTATTAATAGGTGCTATGTTGATAAAAGGAATTAAAATCCCAGAAGTAACATTAGAGAATTTACATCCTAGAAAATTACCTATATTTCCATATATGTTTGTAGTCATATCTTGTGGAGCTATATCAGGGTTTCATTCAACACAATCAGTGTTAGTAGCTAGATGTTTGAAAAGTGAAAAAGATGGTAAAAAAACATTTATGGCAGCAATGTATTTAGAGGGATTTGTAGCTTTAACGTGGGCAGCAATATCTTTAGGCTTTTTTAATGGAGTTGAAGGTTTAGCAGCTAGTGGTGGTGGAATGATAGCAGTTAGTAAAATGATAACAGGACTTTTAGGAAAATATGGACTAATATTTACATTATTTGGTTTAATAGCCTTACCAATTACAACAGGAGATACAGCATTTAGAAGTGCAAGGGTAACAATTGCAGAAGTTTTAAACTATAAGCAAATATCTTTAAAAAATAGATTATTAGTAGCAATTCCACTATTTTTATTAGCTGGATTTTTATCACAATTTGGTTTTAATACTTTGTGGAAATATGTAGCGTCGACAAATCAATTATTGGCAACTTTAGGTCTATGGACTTGTACTTACTACTTTATAGAAAATAGAAAAAATTATTGGATTACAGGAATACCTGCAGCTTTTATGACAGGGATGGTAGCTTGTTATTTTTTAGTGGCTCCAGAGGGGTTAAAGGTGGAAAATACCTATTTTATTTATAGTTTAGGAGTGGTAGTTTTTATTTTGACTTTGATTGTTATAGGAATAAAAGGAGCTAAAGTAACTAAAAAAATCGAGAAATTAAACATTTAA
- a CDS encoding mechanosensitive ion channel family protein translates to MEEHYKGFLSQVINNFTNEEFLVNLTNSFIIFIFRFAIALIFFMIGRKIFKNFLSRYYQTHAFKAIDSSFRTFLSSIIDTGSIVILLIISLLIMGFQHTSLIAFLGSIGIGVGLALKDNLSNFVGGLIILIFKTYSVDDEVEVIGNYGLISSIDVFSTTITTFSGDIVTIPNGNVINNQVINYSKTPNRRMKIVISVAYDTNIDLVFEVLNSLIKNNKNILKNPSPFINIEKYNNSSIDIAIKVWTKNEVYWDTYFDILKNIKPTLDSVNITIPFPQMDIHIKHQNLYNKSS, encoded by the coding sequence ATGGAAGAACATTATAAAGGATTTCTTTCTCAAGTAATAAATAATTTTACAAATGAAGAATTTTTAGTTAACTTAACAAATAGTTTCATTATATTTATTTTTAGGTTTGCCATTGCTTTAATTTTTTTTATGATTGGAAGAAAAATTTTTAAAAACTTTTTATCTCGTTACTATCAAACTCATGCATTTAAAGCTATCGATTCATCTTTTAGAACTTTTTTATCTTCTATAATTGACACTGGTTCTATTGTTATTCTTTTAATAATTTCTTTACTTATTATGGGATTTCAACATACCTCTTTGATTGCATTTTTAGGCAGTATTGGTATAGGTGTTGGATTGGCTTTAAAAGATAATTTATCTAATTTTGTAGGTGGATTAATTATTTTGATTTTTAAAACTTACTCTGTTGACGATGAAGTTGAAGTTATTGGTAACTACGGCTTAATCTCTTCTATTGATGTTTTTTCTACTACAATAACTACTTTTAGCGGTGATATAGTAACTATTCCAAATGGAAATGTCATAAATAATCAAGTTATAAACTATTCAAAAACTCCTAACAGAAGAATGAAAATTGTCATTTCAGTAGCTTATGATACTAATATTGATTTAGTTTTTGAAGTTCTAAATAGTTTAATTAAAAATAATAAAAATATTTTAAAAAATCCTAGTCCATTTATTAATATTGAAAAATATAATAATAGTTCAATTGATATAGCAATAAAAGTTTGGACCAAAAATGAAGTTTATTGGGATACATATTTTGATATTTTGAAAAATATTAAACCTACCCTTGATTCTGTTAATATTACAATACCATTTCCACAAATGGATATACATATTAAACACCAAAACTTATATAATAAAAGCAGTTGA